One genomic region from uncultured Cohaesibacter sp. encodes:
- the hslV gene encoding ATP-dependent protease subunit HslV: MTEQSSNNSAFPGWRGTTILTVRKGGKVVVAGDGQVSLGQTVIKGNARKVRPLGKGNVISGFAGATADAFTLFERLEGKLEQYPDQLTRACVDMAKDWRTDRYLRRLEAMMIVADKDVSLVLTGTGDVLEPENGVTAIGSGGNYALAAARALMDTDMDAEAIARKAMAIAAEICIYTNDNLTVEILDASQ; encoded by the coding sequence ATGACAGAACAGTCTTCTAACAATTCGGCTTTTCCCGGCTGGCGCGGAACCACCATCCTGACCGTTCGCAAGGGCGGCAAGGTTGTTGTCGCAGGCGACGGACAGGTAAGCCTTGGACAGACCGTGATCAAGGGCAATGCGCGCAAGGTGCGCCCCTTGGGCAAAGGCAATGTGATTTCGGGCTTCGCAGGAGCCACTGCAGATGCCTTCACGCTGTTCGAGCGCCTCGAAGGAAAGCTTGAGCAATATCCCGATCAATTGACGCGCGCCTGTGTGGACATGGCCAAGGATTGGCGCACCGACCGTTATCTGCGTCGTCTGGAAGCCATGATGATCGTGGCCGACAAGGATGTTTCCCTTGTGCTCACCGGTACGGGCGATGTTCTTGAGCCGGAAAACGGCGTTACCGCCATCGGATCGGGCGGCAACTATGCCCTCGCCGCTGCCCGCGCGCTTATGGATACCGATATGGATGCCGAAGCAATCGCCCGCAAGGCAATGGCCATCGCGGCTGAAATCTGCATCTACACCAATGACAATCTGACCGTCGAAATACTGGATGCCAGCCAATAA
- the hisB gene encoding imidazoleglycerol-phosphate dehydratase HisB — protein sequence MRTASITRKTNETDISLSINLDGTGSYTIDTGVGFLDHMIDQLSRHSLIDMEIKAKGDLHIDAHHTAEDIGIALGQAFKQALGDKKGIARYADVHLPMDEVMTRAAVDVSGRPFFVWDVTFSRDKVGDFDTELFEEFFHAFAQNAGITLHIANLYGTNNHHIAESCFKAVARVLRMAVEVDPRQADRVPSTKGTLNG from the coding sequence ATGCGCACAGCATCGATCACTCGTAAAACCAACGAAACCGACATCTCCCTTTCCATCAATCTGGATGGAACAGGCTCCTATACCATTGATACAGGCGTCGGCTTTCTGGACCATATGATCGATCAATTGTCGCGCCATTCCCTGATTGATATGGAAATCAAGGCCAAAGGTGATTTGCATATCGATGCCCATCATACGGCAGAAGATATCGGCATCGCCCTCGGGCAGGCCTTCAAACAGGCGCTCGGCGACAAAAAGGGTATTGCACGCTATGCGGACGTTCATCTGCCGATGGATGAAGTGATGACCCGCGCTGCGGTGGATGTGTCTGGCCGTCCCTTCTTTGTCTGGGATGTGACCTTCAGTCGAGACAAAGTGGGTGATTTCGACACTGAGCTGTTTGAAGAATTCTTCCATGCCTTTGCCCAGAATGCCGGTATTACGCTGCATATCGCCAATCTTTACGGCACCAACAATCATCATATTGCGGAAAGCTGCTTCAAGGCTGTTGCGCGGGTGTTGCGCATGGCAGTGGAAGTGGATCCACGTCAGGCAGATCGGGTTCCTTCAACCAAGGGAACATTGAATGGATAA
- a CDS encoding DUF2628 domain-containing protein: MASYTIYEKPGISVDQTVESAVIIKNHYSTLAFFLPVLWMLFKRLWWVLLGYCLFMIPLWSLYDTLPLWSEMLISLIISVWISVEAPNLIGWQLERKGYQEVVTLYAEDQEHCEQRYIAFRLEAADRADKKETPTHTQASRSVNDKGLKRFATAEPTGKISNGPVLGLFPTPNSSQETK, from the coding sequence ATGGCTTCCTACACGATCTATGAAAAACCGGGGATTTCTGTCGATCAGACAGTCGAAAGCGCGGTTATAATTAAGAACCATTATTCAACGCTGGCCTTTTTTCTGCCGGTGCTGTGGATGCTGTTCAAGCGTTTATGGTGGGTTCTGCTCGGCTATTGCCTGTTCATGATTCCCCTTTGGTCGCTCTATGACACCCTGCCCTTATGGTCCGAGATGCTGATCAGCCTGATCATCAGTGTCTGGATCAGTGTTGAGGCCCCCAATCTGATTGGCTGGCAGCTTGAGAGAAAGGGTTATCAGGAAGTCGTGACCCTTTATGCGGAAGACCAAGAGCATTGCGAGCAGCGCTATATTGCCTTCCGCCTTGAAGCTGCAGACAGAGCCGACAAAAAAGAAACCCCGACCCACACGCAGGCATCGCGGTCGGTGAATGATAAGGGATTGAAGCGTTTTGCAACGGCTGAACCGACCGGTAAGATATCAAATGGTCCGGTTCTTGGCCTGTTTCCAACGCCCAATTCCTCCCAGGAGACGAAATAA